From Alligator mississippiensis isolate rAllMis1 chromosome 1, rAllMis1, whole genome shotgun sequence:
aaaagagaaaaggacaaagaaggaaaaggagaaaaggaaagggaagaggaggaaggcggGTGGAGGCTAGGTTAGGTGAGTACATAGGTGATTTATAAGTCCgatctttgctttgaacaatttggtgcagcagggacaggagagcGATGAAGACTGGATACGGGAGGTTTtcatttcttcattgcttctgccatgcattgctgttcaaaggctaatgctccattctggatttgggacctccaggatggacggtcacgagcaatttgctcccatgactctgggTTGATGCTGAAaccctttagggtgtccttgtactgcttctttggtgCACCATGAAagcgtactccatttgacagttcgcTGTAGAAGACTTTCTTCTGCACGTGAGTGTTGGGCATTCTTGAGATGTGGCCGGACCATCTTAGCTGCACCAGTTTCAGTAGGGTGTGAATACTGGGAAGAATTGATTTTCCAAGCACCTCGGTGTCTGGGATTTTAtcctgccacttgctctttagtatcttttgcaggcagcacaggttgaagtggtttagtttcttggcgTGACGCTGGTAAATGGTCTAGGTTTTGCAGGAGTAAAGGAGgatgatggctttgtaaaccttcagtttGGTGGACCTTCTGATGCCTCTGCGGTCCCAGACTGACTTATGGAGTCTGCTGAAGGCTATGCTAGTGTTTGCTAATCTCGCATTGACTTTGTCATCGATGTGGACAGCACGGGAGAGTGTGCTGCCTAGATAGGCAAACTTGTTGACCATCtacagttgttggcctttaactgagatgtgtggttcctggggtgttgtgccaggtgcaggttgaaacatcacttcagtCTTCTTCGTGTTAATAGTGAATCTGAAGTTGTCACAGGCTGATGGGAGTAGGTCCATGAATCGctgcatgtcagcctgtgagcctgcaCATAACGCACAGTCATCAGCAAAGAGGAAGTCGCGAAGTGTGGctgtctggactttggagctACCTTGGAGCATGTATATACAGCCTTCCTTTTAGGAAACACAGTTCTTAGGAACTCGGATACGTATCCCTTAGGAAtgcagataagcattgcaaatatccATCCCCCCAAGGGAAACTCCATTGGTTTTTTTGCAACACAACAAAGACaatcaggcacaaagtaacacctttacaaagtcaaatgtgcccACAACACCTCACAGGTGACTAAGTATCCGAACCCTGACTAAGCCCTCAGTCTTGCCCAAGCACATGGGCTACTGGTCTGTGAAGAAGGAGGCAAACCCCCTTGATCATTTATTAACTcttaatttgaattgaaatttgattcaaactgtgtgGTGTGAATCGGTTAAATTGGTTTTGAAAATGGTGAGCACGTCTACAAATGGCTCTAATGATTTACAAAAGAAGGAATAAAAATGGCCCTAATTTTCATTCCAGAAAAATCCCAAAATGTTGAAACTACCATATTAACTGTGCGTAACAAGAAATTCAACATATAACTTTACATTTTCAAGCTTAATATTCATAGGACATGTTATTCATTTGAGGTTAGCCAGATTCATCAGGCCAAACTCTTGTTCTATAATGTTCAAGGGTTTTGCTGTTTCTCACCTTTGCAACGTAAACCTTTTAAGGGATGCATTAAAATAGAAATGTAGAAATACATACAGACATGATATTTCTGGACATTTGAAAGAGTCAGCATAGTGTTTGCCTATAGATCTGTGGTAATGTCATATGTCAATCGTGCACATCTTTATGTAGGCTATTCTAAAAATATGCTCATCTGAGTCAGGGGCTCAGCTGGTACAGGCTGGTATTGGCTTGACTGGAACTGTACTGCTTTACTCCAGCTCATGGAAACAGTGATTCTGGCTGTAGCAGCAATCATGCCAGCTGCTTCCTTCTCATTGATATTCATTTTTATACTGTACATTCAAAGATCACTTTAGCTCTTTTTGCCAGAGCATTGCTAGAAACTCATGTTCGGTTGGTTATTGACTCCCAACTTCTTTCCAGAATCACTTTGGtcagaatcacttctttgcagaGTCCTCCCTCCTGTAAGTGTCCCTAGATGGATTTACATTTGGCTATATTAAAACACTTAGGATCACATCTAATTCCACTAGAGGGCATCTATTTCACCCTGACTCcttgttaatacaaaaggtggatGGGTTCTCCTGCTCCTCATTGCTTTTTTGGGAGATAAGTAAAGCTAAGAGGACAGCACGTTACCAAGCAGATTCATTAAAGGATTTTCAGGAAATCAAACCAGGTGGAGTAGAATTGCATTTAGGCACCTACATCTGCTTATGTTCCTAATATATAGAATAGGATCTGACCCAGATTGCTTGATTGTGCCCAGTTCACCAAACAGTCCAGCTTGCTCTGAACCATTTACCACTCCCATCACATTTGTGTCATCTGTACACGTCTTCAGTATCAATGTTTTCCCCCCCAAGTCATCATTGAAAATGCATCCTAGTATAGTGATCTTTGCAGGACTCTAACAGAAACGCACTGGCTTGATGATTATAATCCATTGAATGTACACTAATTTTATGCTCTAGTTTCTTCATCAAAATTTTGTGCTGTACCAACTCAAATGCTTCATGAAAGTCTTTCTTATGTTGCATCAGTGCTATTGTCACTGTCAGTCAAACCTGAAATCTAAGGTATCAAATTAATTTGACAAGGTTTATTTTCTGTAAAACCATGTTCATTGGCATTAATTATATTGCCAAACTGTAATTCTTTAGTAATTAAGTCCAGCATCAGCCATTTTATTATTTTGCCCATAATTATGTCAAACTGGAAGGCCTATAATTATTTGGGTAACCCACATACCTTTTTACATAGTGACATAACATTAGATTTCTTTCATCTCTCTGCAACTTTCCCAGTGTACCAAGAACTATTGAAAATCCATGTTAAAGGTTTAAAATTTTCCTTACAGGCTGGAAGAATAGTGTGTGTGTCATCAGCTTCATCATATGATATATCATCTGTTTTTTTCTCAACTTTAGAGCATGAATGTTAGCTAAAtacttctcctttttttttgtattttattgaaCCTTCTTCTATTTCCATCCAATGAAGGACCAGTATTATTGCTAGACTTTCTTTTGTTTCTAATACACTTGACAGGCTCCTTATTGTTTTTATCTCTGCTGGCCTTAATGTTCTTCTTGTGGCCTGTGTCTTCCCTTAACCATTTGTACAACTTTGAGCTTCTGATTTATAACATTTACTCTCAAGTTCtcttttcttccatttgtttCCTGTAAAGGAGTATGGGAGGTGGGGTGGTTCAATAACTTTAGTGGTTAAGACACTTGCCCAGGGAGTTGGCAGTCCAGTGGCTTCAGGACCAGGCCCTGGGCAAGCTGGTTTACTAGGCAACCAAGAGGGAAAAAATACAGCGTCACTAGATTGCTTACTGAGGGAACAGGAGCACTGTGTATCTCCCCAGATGGCCAAGTTGGGACATGCCATTTTCACGCTAAGTGTGGGAGAGCCTTAGAGGTGGGACATAGGATTTGAGTTCTTGACATTCACATTTTCCTGTTTTAAGCCTTTCTCCTTGCTGATTCGGCTCATGACTGTTTCCAGCTTCATGCAGCTGGGCTGTCTCAGATCTTAGAGAAACAGTGCAACTTCAGTTAGTGTAACATGTCACAGTTTCAGGGCTAGTGTCACCTCTGGACCTCAAGGTACTGCTCTTGGTCTCTATCTATCACCTTTTTAAGGGAAGAAGTACATGTTCCTCTGCCTCTTAACTTGGGATTTAAACTTGGGTTTCCATGCAATTCACTGTGACTATCTGCACAGGCCTGAGTTTAACCGAACACTTGCAGCTCTGTctttccctggggctgggacatggaTAGCGAGAAGCCAGCTGTAGAgtctttatttaaaacacaggcaTTAGAGAGAAAAACATAAGTAAAATAACAGCTTACACATGCGCTTAGTTTATCAGATGTTTATAGTATTGAAGCCCAATGGACATGGTCTCAAGTTTGTAATTTCTTTGATCCAGTGTGAATAATCTTTCTCCCTCACACCAGAGGTGGGTTTTTAATATTGTTTGCAATTCTTTATCAGGCTTTGTGAACCACAACAAACCAGGATAGGCTGTTTCACCCAGAAAAGGAAACCTCTGTGACCTTGTTTGCCTATAATACCATTTTGTACCTACTATCCATACTCCAACAATGGCTTTAATTCCTAAACTCACCCATTGACCTAGGAATACAATCTTTAACTAGcccataaataaatatataacgCAGCAATCATACAGTAATCATTGAATGTTCCAAGTAGCTATGACACTGCTCACATTTATATAATCTTTGAATATTTCATACCTCCACTGCATCATATCTGTCATAAGATATTTCATCCAAAGTGTATCCTAAAATGAGATGAACTACCAGCTTTTCTGTCTATCTTACCTGACTGGTGGTTCTAATATTGTATTTCCCATGTTTTGAAACTGGTTATTCAAATAGTTCAGGCCAGATATTCATGTGTTCCTAGGGCCCTTTCCAATCCAGAGTGCAGTAAAGGAAACTTAGAATAAATGGGAGCTTCCATATTTCCATCATTTACCCTCATTTACTTGGATAGCTATTTCATTTCAAATCCCAGTCAACTTTCAAGAGCAGAGAAGCCTACACAATGGCAAAAACcattctgaaatgaaatgttttttaaagtaaaatcttTCAGATTAGATCCCGTGTGGGTATAAACCTGCAGAGCTCCACATTGAATCTGCCAGTTTACTCAAATGGAGGGTTTGACCCTCAATGTTTTAAGGTATAAAGATCAGTTAGATAGCCAAAATACAAGGAGCACAAGTACAAACACTAACTTTCTGAAAAACAGGTCAATGAGCAGAGATCCCAGTTgtctattatttaaaaaaattcccaatttttggttaaaaataagTAACCCCAAATAtacatttttccacgattaagatgaaacaccactatatatacttCTATATATCAGTagtgtttcattaaaaaatggaaaatgtagatttggggttactttttttttttttaatcgaaaattggggatttttttaaatcagagaaaaccaggatctgtgTTGATGAGTCAGATTCTCCTCTGCTCTTTCTTGTCTTGTCCTTtccaccagtgcaggctgggtaTAAAATATAACTATTACCACAAGTGTGTGGGGAATGCTGGTAGAAATTTACCCCCACGCAGAAGGATCCACAGCAACTCTTAGTTTGTCCCCTCCAGGCTTTATCTCTAGAAAACTATCATTTATTTTCCAAAAGACGGATTCGAGATCTAGGAGGAGATTTTCCAAGTGCCATGAATATGGTTTGTGTGCCTTTTAAAATCAGCTTCTAAGCATTGTGTCTGAAGTACTGCGATTGCCTGGCTCAGTCTTGAATCCCAGGCCCAGTCTTGAACTGAGCAGAAATGACACAGCCGTTCATCCTTTCTAGGAGATGCACTGAGATCCTGGCAGGGCCGCCCTCTCTGATGAAGCTTAAGAACTGAGGTTTCTTTCTCCACCTCACATTGAAACTATACTAATTTTCTGTGTATCTTTATCCAATATTTTTCTCCGTATTTGGTTCTGTATGAAACATCATCATTTCCAGGGTCTGAATTACACTCCGACTTGTGGCGGGGCATCTGTGGAGGTGGCAGCTGGAAGCctgaaggagccaccactgccggCATCTGAATTGCTTAGAAAggtgtggggtgggccagggtctctcatctcttatgggggggctcagcTGCCCCAGGCCCTTCTCATATTTCAAACCCTGATCATTTCAGTGCATCGCCAAGGAGTATTTTTCCTCTGTATTTGGGTGCAACAGACTATAtgccaggggtatcaaactcatctggctctgCAGACTAGACaaatggtgcagggccagtccacaggccagataaggCCCATGGATCCCCCTCCCAAATGCCTGGTCCAGTGCGTGTAGCACCAGCTGGGCCAATCTGGGACTTTGGCCAGAGTGAGTACTGTGGGTGGCACAGCCCTGGACCAGCCCTAGCAAGTGTCatgggcagcatggagctggttTGGCTCAGTGTGTGAGTGAATGGGCCAGCACCAGGGTCCAGATTATGTCTCTGTGGACCAGACCCGCAGGCTTGACACCCATGCTATACACCAATTGGGTGCCTGGATAAAGCCATTCAACTCAAGGTGGCCACATTTTAATGGTCCTATGCTTAGTTGCACCACATATAAAATGCCACATACATAACAtcgtaaaatatattttttgctaACCAAAGGATACAATATGGGGAACAGGTAAAATATGCATCCATGGTGAATTCATTGTACGGTCTTCTTCTCCACTGCACTTTAATACGCAGTCCCGAGAAAATTGTTCTCTGAAGAGATCTGGATTGGCTTTAATTTTCTGAGTTTTTTAACAAACGCTAAATTAAGAATTAGGTGACAGTTCAAAATAGGAAAGTAAAGCACATGACAGCAAAGAGGTAAAAGGGGTTTGATCTTGCTCCCACTTTAGCCAGCATACATATgtatacatctgtgtgtgtgtatgtacatatgcaCATGTGTAATCATCTTTAATTTACAGTGGTATAAGAGAAAAGCCAGCCCCTGATTTTTGGACagcagattttttaaaagagagaCATTTGCTTTCTATTGGTCTCTCTCTGAGGTCTATTTTATAAAACACGATCCAGTAAGAACATACGGGCACCCAGCATTGTGTACATGGCTAATGAACGCCTTCTTCAATTTGGGTTTACCCCAGATTAAGACAATGGAATATATTGTAGGATGGACATTTACACTGAACATTTACACAGAAATGACTCATAAACCTGCTCCGCTGAAATATATTTGTCAATAAGAAAAACAAAGCTATAAAATAAACAAGATTGATGATGAAGAAAGACATGATGCTTTTCACTGCCTGAATGTGGGCTTGCACGCTGGGGTTTCTGAAGCTGTGTTGCATCTTCCAGGTGTGCCtccagagagagaaaagcaagaGAAGGGCAGAAATGATGAAGATGGTGAAAGCCATACAAAATCCAATGCTGTAGAAAAGGGACAGATTCATGACATCTGTCTCATAGATCACGTCGTTTGTGGTGTTATTTCCCAGGGGATGGAAAATACAAAGATCACGTTGTTTTTGTAAGAATTATCAAAACAAGGGAGGTTGATGACTAATGAGAAAAGCCCAGATACCAGGAACAACCATGGTATCTGCCTGGTGATTCGCAGATTTAGATGGATGAAGAAAGGTTGGCTGAAATCTGCAATTTTCACGCAGTAAAAAACACACAAGCCGGCAGAGAATCAGAGGCTAGATGAGCTTAGAAGCCAGAAGTAAGCACTGAATGCATGGTACACATAGCTGAGATGAAAGAGCCTAGACAAGACTGCCTGGCAGAAAATCTTTAGCACCTATGCTCACAAGAAGCAAAATCTGGAAATACCCAGAATGGTTAAAATATTATTGCTTGAGTTCAGGCATCTGTTTTTGACCCAGTTAATGTCATTTACAGCCAGAATGAAAGTATTTACCCAAATGCCGATGACAGTCATGCATCCTTGAATCACCAGAAAAAATATAGTTGACGGGGAAAAGAGGCCAGTGCTAGCAGCTTCACAACTGTTGCCATCCATTCTTAGTGTAGTACAGAATTTGAGTCCAGTACGTAACTATCTTCATGCAGTAATGTGATGGATCTGGGTGATGGATGCACTACTTTCTTT
This genomic window contains:
- the LOC132249643 gene encoding taste receptor type 2 member 13-like codes for the protein CVKIADFSQPFFIHLNLRITRQIPCIGFCMAFTIFIISALLLLFSLWRHTWKMQHSFRNPSVQAHIQAVKSIMSFFIINLPSCMKLETVMSRISKEKGLKQENVNVKNSNPMSHL